CCTACTAGGCTTGCCTACCCCTCCCCGGGTCTTTTGTGTGTGTCAAtgggtggtggtcagcagtgatgGATACTAATTAGCCTagctcatgtctcccacatgattagGTGCATCATTCTGACgcagaaaggtcctccagtttccttCCTCCAGACTACTCAGTCTAAGCCCACTCTCTAACCTGCAAGTACAGTTGTcctgttggtggaagtcccccagaagtcattccttacctccAACACACCCTCTCAGGAGTCCTTCCTCCCATATATCCCATactcccttccctgagcaatacATAATCCCTGCACCCAGGAACACATGGTTTACCCAGCCCGGTCTTCCCAACCCCAGTCTTCCAGTGGGATGATGTGCTTGATGGTCTGGAGTTCTACCCACCCGACAGGTTCCCAATATCATAATAGTTCTCCAGATCTGGTCCTTCTACATGAATGCTGACCTGGGATGTAACACCTCCACACCTGGGACACAAGCACATGCACAAGACTCCAGCCCTGGTGATGGGGTTAATTGTCAAGGTGAATGTATTCCTGGAACTCTGGAATCTCctaacacctgcatcccatcacGGGAAAAGCCCTGCTTTCTGAAACGCCAGGAAGCACACAGGAGATAGGGACGTTCTTGGAGTTTTTAGAATTCCTAGGAAGGATGTTTACCTTCAATGCATGCTGTTTAGTGTCTACATTGAGGTGATAGGATTGGAATCCTGAGCTTTTGCATTGTAAATCTTTATTGAAGTAATTGAATCAGAATCCTAAACATTGCAAATTTTTTACCTGCTTTTGGCTCTCTGTCACCAAATAACCCCTCATTATGTATTTGCCCAATATCATGTAGCTATTAATTTCTTCATAGATaattgctattaaaaaaaaaacatttactttgtTCAATGTGCTTCTTGTTCATGGCAAGAGGTGGCCATCCAACTGGACATTAAAAATCATTTCACTCACCTTGGAGCCTCGCAAAATTTTCTTGAACTCTTACAGCCTAGTCCACCAGCACCCCACAATGGCATGGGACTTTTCCTCCCCCCTCCCAACTCGCTATTGAGGCCAAAACATGTGTACATCTCAGGCCCACTCCGACATCCCCCAACACAAATCCCCTGACCCTAGAGCTAGTGAAAGAGAGAGGCCCCTGGATGCTCCCTCTCCACAAGGCagaaggaaaccctgttggttttGAACAAATGATATTGATAGATTCTTAAAAAACATATATGTTCACTCATTTGAGAAGCCCAAGTGAGGAGTTGGGAGAGTTTAcatttgcagattcactccccaaatgtccacaatagcttccttggccagggctggaggcaaggGCTGGTAATGAAATCTAGAtatcacacatgggtggcaggaatccaagtatttgACCCAGCACTTGCTACTTGCCAGGGtctatatcagcaggaagcttgaatcagAAGACATAATGAAATCAAACTcagcactctaatgtgggaccTGGAAGCCATCCATGCCTGCCAAAATCTTGTATCAGGTTCAGGGCAAACCTTGGGAAGTCATTCTCCCAGGGCCACGACCTCACTGCCCCATGTTTGCTTGTAGCAGAATGGCAAACAGCATTCAAATCCTGAGAAGTCAGACACATCAGTGAGAAAAGAAACTTAACAATTTGTCATGAATGTCACATTTTTGCCTCACGCGATGGCCAGGAAAATAGCACATTAATGCCATTTCAGTGGGTAAGATCTTTCACAGGTTTGCCCAGAAAGACATAAAACAGAGGGACTCTTACCCAGCTGACCAACACAGTGAGGGgtcaggaaattttaaaaacccaagaCACTTTATGAAACCCcggagtctctccctctctcctttcagtgGACACCCTATCTCCCAGATCTCTCCTGGGAGGTGCTTTCATCTTTCTCCTAATTTTCACATTTGTTTATGAAACTTCTCTGCCTGAAACCGATCCTTGATCCTCAGCTTTTTATCTCTATAGTAAGCTGAGGAACGAACccatagagtttttttttaaagatttatttattattattggaaagccggatatacatagagaaggagagacagagaggaagatcttccatccgatgattcactccccaagtgagtcgcaacgggccggtgcgcgccgatccgaagctgggaacctggagcctcttccgggtctcccacacgggtgcagggtcatccttgactgccttcccaggccacaagcagggagctggattggaagtggagctgccgagactagaaccagtgcccatatgggatcctggggcgttcagggcgaggactttagccactaggccacgccgctgggcccaagaacccATAGAGTTTTGCAGTTAATGACATAGacatttaaataacattttaactcCTAAGCCAAACGCCTACCCCTGCATAAGCTCACAGGCAAATGACTCCAATATGATTACAACCAAAATCCTATTATGTCTGCATGTATGGCACGGTGCGTGTGGAGGGGCATATACTGAGTGGAAATAAAAGTACCTATTCATATACAAATCCAAAAGTTCTGGAACACTTAAATAATTTTGTGAGATGGATTTATTCCACCTAAAAATGCAAAGCATTACTACAGATCAACAGTAATCTAGGCAGTTTAGTGTTGGTATTAGGAGGAACATGGAACAAGACAACCACATCGTCTgggaaataaatcaatatttattcAGAAAATTGATGCTCAGCAAAATTGCCAAAACTCAAGAAACTACAGCTCTTTTAATGCATCATACCCAATAGTCTTTTGGGGGAAATATGGTCAATTATCATGATTTGACTTTATTACATGAACTATGATTATTTTAAGGCAgagtacagatttttaaaaaattatagaaatataaAATCAGGTACAGACATAAACCTAAATATGATGTACCTGTATAAATTCtcacataaaacatttttaaatggaacTCTATCTTATGGTGTGCCACATTAACCTGCCACTTACAATACCAGTGTCCCTTATAGACACCAGTTggagtgctggctgttccacttctgattccactcCCTCATGATGCACAAGGGAAAAcagggatgatggtccaagtccttggtcccctgtaaCTGTGTGGGAAATATGGATGaagcttccagcttctggctgggTGGGAATAAGAACTTCCTGGGGTGATgtcaatttttacatttttcctataatctttatttgaaagcaaagtggcagagagaatgcatgagagagcaagacagagcgATCTGCCATGAGTATGCTTGTTCCATTTCCAAattcttgcaacagccaggacgcAGAAAGGCCTCAAAGTCAGGAACACCAACTGTGTGTTCAGTGCTGGTGGCGGAAAGCCGAGTCATCATATACTCATTTCCCAGGTGTGCTGGTAAGAAGGTGGGTCCCAAGCCAGGACTGCAATGTGGGACATGAGCATCCCAAGTGCACCCCATCccggcattttatttatttttttttaatttggtggtAATATATAATGCATGTTTGTTaaaactcagtgaactgcataaTTAAAATAGGTGCATATTATATGTAAATTAGgtatcatttaaaaatcattggtAAGAAAATTATAAGATGTTAGCAGTATGTTTGACATGCTATCTCTCATCCACAGACTACTATTAGTAATGGTTGGAAGCTTACCCATATGCAGGGATACAGAAACAATGTAGTGTCTGGGTAGAGAGGATTTCAGTAACTTGAGCGTCACTGGTGATCTGCTTAAAGCAAATCTCAGACTCTACCTAAGATTCTACTCAGCATCTCTAGTTAAATCGGATGGCCATCTGAGTCTATACTTATTAAAATCAACAAGCATTTCATGAAGATATTTCTGAGATGGCACTTTATTATTGCTCTTGAAGGAATAAGTGAATTTCAAATACCGGAAGTTAACGGGGAAGCTCAGCTCAGACTGCGTTTATGAGGCTAGATATAAAATTTGAGCGTCACTGGGAGGCACCTATTGGTGCTGATGTCAATTCGCCAAAGCCACCTGAAGTTCTGGGACGCTGCAATCGCATTCCACAGAAGAGGCAGCACAGGCCATTCGGAGCCTTGTAATTGCTTTATTACTACGAGCAGCAAGGCATTTGAGAACCACGGCCAAACTTTCCCATCCTAGCCCTGCAGGTGTTTCTAGACGACTAGGCTGGCTCTGCCCAGAGGCCTAGCGCTCCGCGACCCGGGCTGGGCGGAGCCGGGGGCCACCAAGCCGCAGAATCTGGGGATGTGTCAACGCCTCAGCCGGGAGGAACCGAGCTGCCAACGCAGAGTGGCAGGGCAACGGGGGGTGGGGCCTTGACGCAGAAAGCAGGAGTCGCCGTCAGCGGCGAGGTGCACTTGGAGGAGCTGGGGGTGGAGGCGGGCGTAGCCGCGGCGGTCGGAGCCCAGCCCGGCCACTGGGAGCCGACTGGGGCGGGCCGAGGGCGGGGCGTGCTCGGGAGACCAGGGACGCGCTCCTGACAGCACAATTAGCCGCGCCAGGTCTCGGGTGCGCAAGGGCAGGGACCCCCTTGGTGTTGTCCCGATGGGAATGTGTTTTCCCTGCCCTGGGGAGTCCGCGCCTCCCTCGCCGAACCTGGTGAGTAGGATCGGGTTCCCGAGCCTGCAAGACATTCGCGTTGCACCTGGTGGTGCACCTGTTCCCGGAAGGGTGCCTTGGGAGGCGCGAGCTCCTGGCAGGCCGTTGGACGCGGTTGCACTGGCCTGAGAGTTCGCGGTTAGTGACCCTGGTGGCGAAGACGCCTGGACGGTTAACTAGGGTTGTTGTGATGCCGCCAGCCTGACTGTTGTCTTTGGGCTGCTCGCAGCGCAGGCCTTTGTTACCTTTCGCTGACTGGCAGAATTGAAAGGTACACTAAGGGTGCCGCGTCCGTGCCCTTAGTGGCGTAGTTGATGCAGTTTGGCTGTGAAAAGATCATTTCACTTGAGAACTAAAGCGTTCGTCACTCTGGTAGATGTGCGTTTTCATGTGTCTGTACCAACTATTTAAAGAAGGTACTGAATACGCTTCCGTATAGTGCTGCGGTGTATAGGATATTTTATTAATCAGTGTTTGACTTCCAgtgtttttcattgttgtttcccttcaacaaatatttttatgtaatacAAAGTGTTCAACATTAATGTGTTTAGAAAATTATTGAGTACCTAGTTTAACTTAAATTTTATGTAAAGAAGGAATACATTTCAATATAGTTTTGTCCCTTGCAATATGTGGGCTATATTCAAACTCTTTAACAGTTTGAAGTACTATAGATTTCTAATTTTTGCAGCTTTCTGTGAGGCATCTTTACATTAGTATTTCTAACAGGAGGTGTTGAAAGCATAGAAGCTCTAAGTTTCTCTTTTGTCCTATCTCAGGAGAAATTAGTTGGAGAAAATTAGTTAGCCAGGGGAGTATGTAAACGCTTCTATTATTTGATTTGAGAAACTAGAAATGACCCAGAAGTTGAAGTGGCAAAGCTCAACTTGCCttgtttgctgctgttgcttttaaagaaggtttttttttttttttttgcgttttCCAGCTTTCGGTAAAATGTTGGTCTGTAAGTGTTTGTTAAGCCCTACCATCCCGTAGTTTACGCTGTGTCCTTGATAACCATATGGACGTTGCTTGGGAAGCTTATCAGTGAACTTTTTCTGAAGCACCCTAAGTAAAAGCTATTCCCTACTCTCCTACCCTCTCATCCTGTCAGTATGCAAGATGCCTTCATGTTTCCTCAGAATACTAACACGTTACTTAGCTGTAATGGTGTGTGTGGCCTCattctttgttgttttgcttttttttgtgttGCTTTTAAATTGTTGCATTCTCCACACCCACAGTAGTTTCAGAGACATGCTGCTGGTCAGTAAGTGCTGACCCTGCAGTGTATAAATGCATCTATTCTGGTATTAGAAACAGAGGAATTACAAACATCagccccccccctccccccgcatTTAAAGACTGTATGTTTAACTAATACATGGTATAGGGAAATAAATTCACTGCTTCTTGACATGTAACATTACCTGCCATAAATTTCCTTCAGTCCCTTCTATCCTAGACAGTGCAATGGCCCATTTCAGTGCTAACCTCTCCTGAAAACATCAGGTAACTTCAAGCATTATTAACTGGCACTCCCATACCATGTATTTTCTTCCAAGCATTTTTGGAcataattttttttgtgtgtgtgtgtgagtgctccaACTATGTTGTATGccttttaaaagacagagaaagcaaatATGTTATTTTGGAGAACCACCTGCTTATGTTTATCTTAGCATGTGCTGATTTGAAGATATATTGCTTAGGAGAATATTAAATTCAGAAAACACATAAGTGATCTATTAGTGGTGCTTTTTGTGGGACATcatattttggtatttttttaaaaaaaagatttacgtGTTTGAGAGAGAGTGATTGTGAAAGAGGAAGCAATAGAGATTgagttatcttccatctgttgttcctCTCGAATTGCTACAATGGTCCGAGTGGGTGAGCATaaaaccaggtgcctggaactctgTTAAATTCCAGTGTAGGTGCAGGGATTCCAATGCTTAAatcatcttcagttgctttcccaagaGTGTCATCGTGGGGAactgatcggaagtggagcatccaggactccaatAGGACTCGTTTGGGAAGCTTAACgttacaggcagcagctgatccctctgtgccacaatgctggaccctgGGCTGGTGCTAATTTTTATTAACCGCTATGTTACTTACAAAGCTTAGGTATATAATTTATGAATGATGAtgttagtattttaaaaacatttttacatatGTTCTGTAGGAAGAGAAAAGAGCAAAGCTTGCAGAAGCTGCAGAGAGAAGACAAAAAGAGGTAAGGTTAAACCAAAGTATGTTTAAATCATTGGCATTTATACTTTAGTTTCTGTAGATGTTAACTGCTAGTAACATTCTGTAGTGCACATTGAATCTAACAtcctaaaatatatataaaattattatatatGAGTATGtataattaattatatataattaaaggTAATATCCTTCATGCTTCATAAAGTGCATGCATTTAATTTGTGAACATGAACTTGTAGGTATTTCCTAAGTGTCAGTCTGTTTTAGGACATTCTTCTTTGGGTTGAAGTGGTTATGTCTTGTGAACTGTTGACAGATAGGAAATGAATTTAGAGGAAATTTTGTGTGATTACAAAATACTCAATGAAGAAATGACAGCATGTTCTTTGTAATGTTGTTGTAAAAATATtctctttgaaacaaaaaaataaaccaacactccacctctaaaaaaaaaaaaaaaaaaaaagaacctgaaaagcagagccaataaaacaaatgaaaaagctgTTGCAGACGGAATACTGATTTTTGTTGGCTTTTTTAAACTTCTTAAACAAATTTCTTTAAGGCTGCATCCCGGGGAATATTAGATGTTCAATCtgtggaagaaaagagaaagagaaaggaaaaaatagaaaaacaaatggctACATCTGGGCCCCCACCAGCAGGAGGACTTAGAGTAAGTCTTAATTACTAACTTAAACTTTAACTTAAtggaaatgtctttaaaagttaagTAGCAGTCATTTTAATAGTTCTCTCTCGAAATTCATCATCATAGTTTgtgaagtaaattgaaagtatgaatCAAAGAGGTTAGGTGAAATATCAATTTTTTTGGCACTCTCAGGACTAGATTTGCCTTCCCCCCCTCAAATTAGTTTCCCCTGCTTATCCTATATCATATCTTAATACTTTTATACTTATGAGGGAACttaaaaaagttcatagaaaatagaattcaatGATAAGTTGATTTTTCTGAATGCTCATTGTAGAACCCATGTATGTGTTCTCATAATATGagtttttctttaattatgtGATGGACCCTTGTATTGCTAATATTAAAAGTATTGGATATTCTAGCAGTGTAGAGAATACAGAGAAGAAAGTAGTAATAACTCAAACTTAGAGACATGTTGACAGATACCATTTCTAGCCTACATTTACCCATCAATTTTATTTGGATTAcaataaacatatttttcctgttttttacaCCCAATGATTTGGGATGGGATACTTGATAtttttatgttgttgttgttattgccaTTTCTTATAATCAAGTGAGAGTTAATTTAAAGCACTGAGTGTACAGGTGTTGACTGTGACTCATATACTTGTCAATGTATCCATCATAGAATGAGCAACTTGGAATATAATAGTGAACAAGCAGGACAGCTATAGAATCTTATTGTTAGTAACACAGTAAAGGTtgtatttcacatttaaaatctTAGGAAGATAGCATGCAAGTGTTCATTTGGTcccattttcaaagatttttttttttcatttaagattacttatttcaaaggcagagttacatagggaTAGAAATGGACAGAGATAAAAATCTcccccctactttttttttttaatccactcaaatgtccagaacagccagggcaggaccagAATGAAGCCTGGATCTGGGAGTTTCATTTAGATCGCCCCCTTGGGAGCAGAGGTCCAAGTACATTGTCCATCTTTCCCTCCTTTcgtaggctcattagcagggagctggatcagaagtggagcaactgggacaggaaccagtgcccatatggtatgctggaaCTACAGATAGCAGCCTTCCAGCTATGTGACAGAGCTCTCAatacaatattatttttaattaagaatTTTTATGAAAGGGACAGTATCTTTAATTTCACTTACATTTACCTTTCAGATTTAGGAAAATGTTTTAGTTATCTGTGCAAATTAGTTTTGTTTCTGCTCTTAAGGATTACACTCACACACTCCCATGGACACCATATTTATAGGGAGGAGAGCTTAGCTGCATTCTAGCTCAGGGATATTGCATAGAGACTTCAATTAGTTTCACTTCATcgatgaaattttgaaaaatttatatttatggtGAACTTTTAACGATATAAGGGAAGTCAATAAGTCAATAACTTAGCATTTTGATTATGATTTTATAGAGTCTCATAAGAGAACAGCATAGATCTAGTGTAAAATAAAAGTTAGGTGACAAGATGCTCAAAACTTgatcagaaatacattttttccagTATTCAATTGACATGAAGTTATATCTACAAATGGGTTTCTCACAAAAATGACATTAAATTATGATAGTGTAGCTGATGTTAAGATCCTTTATTTCACAGTAAGATACTAAGAGATACTGTTAAAGTCACATAGAAATTATAAGAAAAGGATGCTGTAATTTATATATggctaaaatttaaaagataactCTTTTGCATGTTCTAGTAAATATAATACTCATTTGGAAACTCTTAAGCAAGAAAGGGACTTCTTCAAGCCTGAAGCTTTCACAGATTGAAACCTGAAGATTAGTAAGAAATTGAATCTTATGCTACTTCTAGCTCCACCAGAAGTACTCAGAGTGAAACCCATTAAATGCTAAATTtggttcatttttccattttctgtgctTTACTGTAAGAAATCCCCCTGCTTGACAGAAATGACTCTCATGGCCCCCACTCTGGACCAAGGCAGCAGCATTCTCCCAACTCAGGGTTGTTCAGTATCCCAAGCCACTACTACTGTCCACTGTGTCATAGTCATATTCCTTTGGAATAGTCTTAGCCACCTCTACCACCCCTTTGCTGGCTTCAGGGAACATGTCCCTTTCCAGTTAACCAGCTGCATATCACAGAGGGAATGTAAATTCTTCAATAAATAAACTCTGACTCTcatgtaaaacagaaaaatgcaagTCAGATAATAACTTAATTATGGAAACTCTTGCTGGCTTGAGTGCTTTTTTCCATATCTGGCCTGGAGCAACCTGTATTGCAGCATAGTTCTTTATAACTGAACTTGATACTGAGAGACCGTTTCTCTGTATCTAGCACAGATTCTTCTCCTGAGCAGCTCTAACTCCTCCCGGGATAGATGGCTTGGCTGGTGCTCACTGTCTTCTAAGAAGTCACCCTTGCCTTAGGAAGACAGTGTGATGACTGCATCAGTACTCA
The sequence above is a segment of the Ochotona princeps isolate mOchPri1 chromosome 4, mOchPri1.hap1, whole genome shotgun sequence genome. Coding sequences within it:
- the SVIP gene encoding small VCP/p97-interacting protein, coding for MGMCFPCPGESAPPSPNLEEKRAKLAEAAERRQKEAASRGILDVQSVEEKRKRKEKIEKQMATSGPPPAGGLRWTVS